Proteins from a single region of Bacteroidia bacterium:
- a CDS encoding transposase, which yields MSEFRKTNTDYPYFLTISIAGWVDIFTRHCYSDIVIDSLKFCCEKKGLELFAYLIMPSHLHLIARHDDARLNSVIRDFKSFTARKIMKAVQVEPSESRRNWMMRLFRYYGKYRQGQDYAFWQPTNHPKELNQPGIIDQKIEYIHLNPVKAGYVTLPEHWYGTTAALARKAH from the coding sequence ATGTCCGAATTTAGAAAGACCAACACCGATTATCCCTACTTCCTGACAATTTCTATAGCTGGATGGGTGGATATATTTACCCGCCATTGCTATAGCGATATAGTTATTGATAGCTTGAAATTCTGTTGCGAGAAGAAAGGCCTGGAATTATTTGCATATCTAATTATGCCCAGCCATTTGCACCTGATTGCCAGACACGATGATGCCCGATTAAATTCCGTCATCAGAGACTTCAAGAGCTTTACAGCACGGAAAATTATGAAGGCCGTGCAGGTTGAACCTTCGGAGAGCCGAAGAAATTGGATGATGCGGTTGTTCAGATATTATGGCAAGTACCGCCAAGGACAAGATTATGCCTTTTGGCAACCTACCAATCATCCCAAAGAGCTAAACCAACCCGGGATCATTGACCAAAAAATAGAATATATTCATTTGAACCCGGTAAAAGCAGGATATGTGACTCTGCCAGAACATTGGTACGGTACTACAGCAGCGCTTGCCCGGAAAGCCCACTGA